Proteins co-encoded in one Centropristis striata isolate RG_2023a ecotype Rhode Island chromosome 24, C.striata_1.0, whole genome shotgun sequence genomic window:
- the LOC131963122 gene encoding thymosin beta-12: MSDKPDISEVTSFDKTKLKKTETQEKNPLPTKETIEQEKASS; encoded by the exons ATGTCTGACAAGCCCGACATTTCGGAGGTGACCAGCTTCGACAAGACCAAGCTGAAGAAGACCGAGACGCAAGAGAAGAATCCTCTGCCGACGAAAGAAA CCATTGAACAGGAGAAGGCATCTTCATGA
- the LOC131962988 gene encoding ribose-phosphate pyrophosphokinase 2, with protein MPNIVLFSGSSHHDLSQKVADRLGLELGKVITKKFSNQETCVEIGESVRGEDVYIVQSGCGEINDNLMELLIMINACKIASSSRVTAVIPCFPYARQDKKDKSRAPISAKLVANMLSVAGADHIITMDLHASQIQGFFDIAVDNLYAEPAVLQWIRENIPEWKNCIIVSPDAGGAKRVTSIADRLNVDFALIHKERKKANEVDRMVLVGDVKDRVAILVDDMADTCGTICHAADKLIDAGAVKVYAILTHGIFSGPAISRINSAPFEAVVVTNTIPQEEKMKACPKIQVIDISMILAEAIRRTHNGESVSYLFSHVPL; from the exons ATGCCTAACATCGTGCTTTTTAGCGGGAGCTCGCACCACGACCTGTCCCAGAAAGTGGCTGATCGTCTGGGGCTGGAGCTGGGCAAAGTCATCACCAAGAAGTTCAGCAACCAGGAGACATG CGTAGAGATCGGTGAGAGCGTGCGCGGCGAGGACGTCTACATCGTGCAGAGCGGCTGCGGCGAAATCAACGACAACCTGATGGAGCTCCTCATCATGATCAACGCCTGCAAGATCGCCTCGTCGTCCCGCGTCACCGCCGTCATCCCCTGCTTCCCGTACGCACGgcaggacaaaaaagacaag AGCAGAGCACCCATATCAGCCAAGCTGGTGGCCAACATGTTGTCGGTGGCCGGCGCCGACCACATCATCACCATGGACCTCCACGCCTCACAGATCCAG ggcTTTTTTGACATCGCTGTGGACAACCTTTACGCAGAGCCCGCTGTCCTGCAGTGGATCAGAGAAAACATTCCTGAGTGGAAAAACTGCATCATCGTGTCTCCTGACGCTGGCGGAGCAAAACG tgtgacgTCCATCGCCGACCGTCTCAACGTGGACTTTGCTCTCATCCacaaagagaggaagaaggCCAACGAGGTGGACCGCATGGTGCTGGTGGGAGACGTGAAGGACCGCGTGGCCATCCTGGTGGACGACATGGCCGACACCTGCGGCACCATCTGCCACGCCGCCGACAA GCTGATCGATGCCGGGGCGGTAAAGGTCTACGCCATCCTCACACACGGCATCTTCTCCGGTCCGGCCATCTCTCGCATCAACAGCGCGCCGTTCGAGGCGGTGGTGGTGACCAACACCATCCCACAGGAGGAGAAGATGAAGGCGTGCCCCAAaatacag GTCATCGACATTTCCATGATCCTGGCGGAGGCGATCAGGAGAACCCACAACGGCGAGTCCGTGTCCTACCTCTTCAGCCACGTTCCCTTATAA